One segment of Lytechinus pictus isolate F3 Inbred chromosome 13, Lp3.0, whole genome shotgun sequence DNA contains the following:
- the LOC129274492 gene encoding SWI/SNF-related matrix-associated actin-dependent regulator of chromatin subfamily D member 1-like produces the protein MKSFLLSTASQQEIAVLDNKIHETVETINQLKVQREFMLGFARDPQQFISEWLVSQVRDLKCMTDVVNNPEEERRVDFYHQPWAQEAVRRYFQSKVQQRRAELEQALGIRHT, from the exons ATGAAGTCTTTTCTTCTCTCCACCGCCAGTCAACAGGAGATTGCAGTATTGGACAATAAG atTCATGAGACCGTGGAGACGATAAATCAGCTGAAAGTTCAACGTGAATTCATGTTAGGGTTTGCCAGGGATCCTCAGCAGTTCATCAGTGAATGGCTGGTATCACAAGTTAGAGATCTGAAG TGTATGACCGATGTTGTCAACAACCCCGAAGAGGAACGTCGAGTAGACTTCTACCACCAGCCGTGGGCTCAGGAGGCCGTCCGGCGATACTTCCAGAGCAAGGTCCAGCAACGGCGTGCGGAGCTGGAACAGGCTCTTGGTATACGTCACACCTGA